The Sediminispirochaeta smaragdinae DSM 11293 genome has a segment encoding these proteins:
- a CDS encoding response regulator: protein MFRLVIADDEHRVCQLIQNIIPWNDYQVQVSGTAYNGIDAFRLIQEVQPDIVITDIRMPGYDGITLIGKSKALYPDISFIIVSGYRDFEYAQSALKFGADDYLLKPISGEEIKRIIMKVLAKKMEQEEKYQHENRLQSELLKSRETLRKQFAKDLIDRECRVDRDALSDIQDRYLIRFHSPYFQVIIVRLDNLEPLQDYEPDRIIDTIREKVEIAASACLGGLVHDVFCTFTSFSIIYILNTKEKNGLSYRDEEELFEAASQKLTEYGKWKVSICIGRPVHAFERLSDSYADALLALRQRIFHVGRKIYHWNYVSDLEKELLKFDLPGFEKRITTILGNEDISQIKNDLKEFFSSTPIFHRIFNPDTLQYLCTYVTDSVIKKLQAMGSDEEPVLSVRKKAGFILDVSCSIELLFTRLIHLYVQVLEDTLTSKRIQAYKPIRIAIEYIEKHHAESIDLKLVAKEAGFNPIYFSSLFKKETGINFKDYIQQKRIETAKELLLSSNQTILAISEKVGYKDVRYFSKIFTKIVGIKPHMYRKVYG from the coding sequence TTGTTTAGATTAGTCATAGCAGATGATGAACATAGGGTTTGTCAGCTCATCCAAAATATAATTCCCTGGAATGATTACCAAGTCCAAGTTTCCGGTACGGCGTATAACGGGATCGATGCATTTCGGCTGATTCAGGAAGTTCAACCCGATATTGTGATAACAGACATCCGTATGCCCGGATATGACGGGATAACCCTCATCGGTAAAAGTAAAGCACTCTATCCCGATATCAGTTTCATTATCGTGAGCGGTTACAGAGACTTCGAATATGCACAAAGTGCCCTGAAGTTCGGGGCGGATGATTATCTTCTCAAGCCGATATCGGGTGAAGAAATAAAACGTATCATCATGAAGGTACTCGCCAAGAAAATGGAGCAGGAAGAAAAATATCAACATGAAAACAGGCTCCAGAGTGAACTTCTCAAAAGCAGGGAGACCTTACGAAAACAGTTTGCAAAGGACCTTATCGATAGGGAATGCCGTGTTGATAGAGACGCCTTATCCGATATTCAGGATCGCTACCTTATTCGTTTCCACAGTCCCTACTTCCAAGTGATTATCGTTCGGCTGGACAATCTTGAGCCGTTGCAAGACTATGAACCCGATAGAATCATCGATACAATACGAGAAAAAGTTGAGATTGCCGCCTCTGCATGTTTAGGGGGCTTGGTTCATGACGTATTTTGTACCTTCACCAGTTTTAGCATTATCTACATCCTGAATACCAAAGAGAAGAACGGCCTATCCTATAGGGATGAAGAAGAGCTCTTTGAAGCAGCATCCCAGAAACTTACGGAATATGGCAAATGGAAGGTTTCCATCTGTATCGGTAGACCCGTTCACGCATTTGAGAGGCTTTCCGATAGTTATGCCGATGCACTTCTTGCATTACGACAACGTATTTTTCATGTAGGAAGAAAGATTTATCACTGGAACTATGTGTCCGATCTTGAAAAAGAACTTCTCAAGTTCGATCTCCCTGGTTTTGAAAAAAGAATTACCACCATATTAGGCAACGAAGATATCTCTCAGATAAAGAACGATCTTAAAGAGTTTTTCTCTTCGACACCGATTTTTCACCGCATATTCAACCCCGATACGCTTCAGTACCTGTGTACGTACGTAACGGACTCTGTTATCAAAAAGCTGCAAGCCATGGGCAGTGATGAAGAGCCTGTCTTATCCGTTAGAAAAAAGGCAGGGTTCATACTTGACGTATCATGTAGCATTGAGCTTTTGTTCACTCGCCTGATTCATCTCTATGTCCAGGTACTTGAAGATACCCTTACCTCAAAAAGGATCCAGGCCTACAAGCCGATCAGAATAGCAATTGAATATATCGAAAAGCACCATGCCGAAAGCATCGATTTGAAATTAGTTGCAAAAGAAGCGGGATTCAATCCCATCTATTTCAGTTCATTATTCAAAAAAGAGACTGGTATAAATTTCAAAGACTATATCCAGCAAAAGAGAATCGAAACGGCTAAGGAACTGCTTTTATCAAGCAACCAGACCATACTGGCAATCAGCGAGAAGGTCGGGTATAAGGATGTTCGGTATTTCAGTAAGATATTTACAAAAATAGTCGGTATCAAACCTCATATGTACCGAAAAGTCTATGGCTAA
- a CDS encoding sensor histidine kinase, producing the protein MAKARRAANRTIAAALLVHLSCILFLTLVLIASFIFDFFHCALGLSFEVLLIVLYLYCLASFIKHVYTPLKKVEEAMEQLSREEDTDIFRAFEIDSNDTGGALSTHFAELIQLLKESLNREYTADILKKEAELNALQSQINPHFLYNVLDAIRGHALTEGVTEIADMTEALSKLFRYSVSHWESEVTLDRELVNVQNYFKIQQYRFNNKFDLRILIEDNEENTLSCYIPKLTLQPIIENAIYHGLEMKMGRGLVTIRTKLTEKLLLIEISDDGVGVEPGSLEKINNSFKEWNTIKIKDKETGGSGIALTNVNSRIKMMYGEEYGLYMYSTQNIGSMIEILLPIRGQEEKERKERGG; encoded by the coding sequence ATGGCTAAAGCACGTAGAGCCGCTAATCGAACCATCGCTGCCGCTTTATTAGTTCATCTTTCGTGTATCTTGTTTCTTACACTTGTCCTGATTGCCTCCTTTATTTTCGATTTCTTTCATTGCGCGCTTGGTCTAAGCTTCGAAGTCCTGCTTATCGTATTATACCTCTACTGTCTTGCCTCTTTTATTAAACATGTGTATACACCGTTGAAAAAGGTCGAAGAGGCAATGGAGCAACTATCAAGAGAAGAAGACACCGACATTTTTCGGGCCTTTGAGATCGATTCCAATGATACAGGGGGAGCACTTTCAACTCACTTTGCCGAGCTTATACAACTGCTTAAAGAGTCTCTTAATCGGGAATATACGGCCGATATCCTTAAGAAAGAGGCTGAACTCAACGCCTTACAAAGCCAGATAAATCCGCACTTTCTGTATAATGTCTTGGATGCCATCCGCGGACATGCCTTAACCGAGGGCGTTACGGAAATTGCCGATATGACGGAAGCCCTTTCAAAATTGTTTCGCTATAGCGTCAGCCATTGGGAAAGCGAGGTTACCCTTGACCGTGAACTGGTTAATGTGCAGAACTATTTTAAAATTCAGCAATACCGGTTCAACAACAAATTCGATTTACGCATACTGATAGAAGATAACGAAGAGAATACCCTCTCTTGCTATATTCCAAAACTAACACTTCAACCCATTATTGAAAATGCGATCTATCATGGGCTTGAAATGAAAATGGGCAGGGGATTGGTAACGATACGAACCAAACTGACGGAAAAACTACTCTTAATCGAAATTAGCGATGATGGGGTAGGAGTCGAGCCCGGATCGCTTGAGAAGATAAATAATTCCTTTAAAGAATGGAATACCATCAAAATAAAAGATAAAGAAACAGGCGGCAGTGGGATCGCCCTTACAAATGTGAATAGTCGTATCAAGATGATGTATGGAGAAGAGTATGGACTCTATATGTATAGCACCCAGAATATAGGATCAATGATAGAAATTCTGCTTCCAATTCGCGGGCAGGAGGAAAAAGAAAGGAAAGAGCGTGGCGGGTGA
- a CDS encoding ATP-binding cassette domain-containing protein, which translates to MAGELLRIRELTTGRFHGSALHEFRLQIFDQELFGLVGLNGSGKSTLAGIFAGEIPVKQGMLFFDGNKYDWTVQKISRTFFERVGLYVVRNETRLIGNLNIAENMSISFTPHLRDIWKNPGKQEKVVTAVLHEFVPTLKPYEKGCTLPLAVHWELGMLKAYMNGAKLIILDRIFEFCSKSEQHELFTLIHRLNQKGTSFLITYNKVAPILETCDRVAVVRDGTLSAIIHKDDYDPKLVALHLLIGQDYIGREAVRKADDKTEKKPLMEIRNLCAGVELQNFSFTLYKEEILGISDPVQEKTTALLRVLNGSKTPEKGEIYVHGKPVVFGSEHHALRYGIGIVSEKFFDNLFFRDLSTGDNLILSVAKRASRFLGYFPSMMEQYFRRRYPTEIGIPGQLAERPVKFLEQDLQFILALHMRILSGAKVFLLENPVRSADLVTRNMVYQKIDSLRKKKMGVIFISADYSELDGFCDRIIQCDSQGIIGGDKRP; encoded by the coding sequence GTGGCGGGTGAATTATTACGAATCAGAGAACTCACGACAGGTCGTTTTCACGGCTCAGCTTTGCATGAATTCCGATTACAAATCTTCGATCAAGAACTTTTTGGCCTTGTAGGGCTAAACGGCTCGGGTAAGAGCACTCTTGCCGGGATTTTCGCAGGAGAAATTCCCGTAAAGCAGGGTATGCTTTTTTTTGATGGGAACAAATACGATTGGACTGTACAGAAGATTTCTCGAACGTTTTTTGAGCGTGTGGGGCTTTATGTTGTTCGAAATGAAACACGCCTCATAGGCAATCTTAATATTGCCGAAAATATGTCCATTTCTTTTACACCGCATCTACGAGACATATGGAAAAATCCTGGTAAACAGGAAAAAGTGGTCACCGCAGTCCTCCATGAGTTTGTACCGACACTTAAGCCTTACGAGAAGGGATGTACGCTTCCACTTGCCGTTCATTGGGAACTCGGAATGCTAAAAGCCTATATGAATGGTGCAAAACTTATCATACTCGACAGAATTTTTGAATTTTGTAGTAAGAGCGAACAACATGAACTTTTCACCTTGATACATAGACTGAATCAGAAGGGCACAAGCTTTCTCATTACCTATAATAAAGTTGCTCCTATTCTTGAAACATGTGACAGGGTTGCCGTGGTACGGGACGGTACACTATCTGCGATCATCCATAAGGACGATTACGATCCAAAACTGGTGGCACTTCATTTGCTTATCGGTCAGGATTATATCGGCCGGGAGGCTGTTAGAAAAGCGGACGACAAAACGGAAAAAAAACCTCTTATGGAAATTCGTAATCTATGTGCAGGTGTTGAATTGCAAAATTTTAGCTTTACTCTTTATAAAGAGGAGATCCTTGGAATTTCTGACCCGGTACAGGAAAAAACCACAGCGCTCTTACGTGTGTTGAATGGAAGCAAAACTCCGGAAAAAGGAGAGATATACGTACATGGCAAGCCTGTTGTTTTCGGAAGCGAACATCATGCACTTCGCTATGGCATCGGTATTGTTTCCGAAAAATTTTTCGACAACCTTTTCTTTCGTGATCTGTCTACAGGTGATAACCTCATACTTTCTGTCGCAAAAAGAGCTTCTCGTTTTTTGGGCTATTTTCCTTCCATGATGGAGCAGTATTTCAGAAGAAGATATCCCACGGAAATAGGTATTCCGGGGCAACTTGCGGAAAGGCCGGTAAAATTTCTCGAACAGGATTTGCAATTCATTCTTGCATTGCATATGAGAATCCTTAGCGGTGCAAAGGTATTTCTCCTGGAAAACCCGGTACGTAGTGCCGACCTGGTAACCAGGAATATGGTATATCAAAAGATAGATTCACTCAGAAAGAAAAAGATGGGAGTCATTTTTATTTCTGCGGACTATTCTGAGCTCGATGGTTTTTGCGATAGGATTATTCAATGCGACAGTCAAGGGATAATAGGAGGTGATAAGAGGCCATGA
- a CDS encoding ABC transporter permease encodes MKKISRLLHHNILLIFLILAVELLFLRLSLPRFFSLGTLLSFGRQTAITAILAIGMGIVLISGGIDLSLGAIVSMIGMVAATFMVRLNLPIPIVVLSCILLGGLLGAVNGFICAKVRIHPFILTTASAVIYRGAANILSNGMPIYGLPGNFLQIDKYHLFGIPVSVLILLMCLLMGNYLLKKTYLGKYIYAIGLDEKSAEYAGINSRQIKIIVYCISGFFYGIASILLLTRIGSAQPTAMNGIELDVLVAAAIGGIGFKGGRGHLLNIILGVFVMEIFGDTLIVFNVGEYYRSIFKGIVLLIALFADGALRNDRNIS; translated from the coding sequence ATGAAAAAAATCTCACGACTATTACACCATAATATTCTTCTTATCTTCCTGATCCTTGCCGTTGAGCTGCTATTTCTAAGGCTATCACTGCCTCGATTTTTTTCCTTGGGAACACTTTTGAGTTTTGGAAGGCAAACCGCTATTACAGCCATTCTGGCTATTGGTATGGGAATTGTTCTTATCAGCGGCGGTATCGATCTTTCCCTGGGTGCGATTGTTTCTATGATAGGAATGGTAGCGGCAACCTTTATGGTTCGCCTCAACCTACCCATTCCCATCGTCGTACTTTCCTGTATTCTTTTAGGGGGCCTTCTTGGAGCCGTAAACGGTTTTATCTGTGCCAAAGTAAGAATCCATCCCTTTATTCTTACGACTGCATCGGCAGTTATCTATCGAGGCGCTGCAAATATTCTAAGCAATGGAATGCCCATATACGGGCTTCCCGGGAATTTCCTACAGATCGACAAATATCATCTTTTCGGCATACCGGTATCGGTATTAATACTTCTTATGTGCCTTCTGATGGGAAACTATCTACTAAAAAAAACCTACCTCGGAAAGTATATATATGCTATTGGACTCGACGAAAAAAGCGCGGAATATGCCGGCATAAATTCCAGACAAATAAAGATCATTGTGTATTGTATCTCCGGCTTTTTCTACGGCATTGCTAGTATTCTACTTTTAACAAGGATAGGTTCCGCGCAACCGACAGCCATGAACGGAATTGAACTGGATGTTCTGGTTGCAGCCGCCATTGGCGGCATCGGGTTTAAAGGAGGGAGGGGCCACCTGCTTAACATTATACTCGGAGTATTTGTCATGGAAATTTTTGGTGACACCCTTATTGTTTTTAACGTTGGGGAATATTATCGGAGTATTTTTAAAGGGATTGTGCTTCTCATTGCACTCTTTGCAGATGGAGCCCTCCGAAACGATAGAAATATCAGCTAA
- a CDS encoding sugar ABC transporter ATP-binding protein, protein MSDPILEMKNITKSFSGVKVLDNVQLTVMPAEVHALMGENGAGKSTLMNILRGIYQPDGGDIFLEGKKIINHNPKEATEHRISMIHQELHPILDMNVAENIFLGREIKRGTDGICSIVNKKRMKEEAQKLFDVIGIAINPSILMRNLSVAQCQLVEIVKAISISAKIVIMDEPTSALTEKEVDLLFKQIDKLRSGGVSVIYISHKMDEIFRVADSITVLRDGQFIGSDKVGNLDKNNLIKMMVGRELTEIFPKAEARIGEVVLEARHYTWENKVKNVSFSLRRGEILGIAGLVGAGRSELVETLFGVHPNYDGKLYIEGKHVDIRKTGDAIVHKIALITEDRKQTGLNLSASIEQNITLVSLEQLFPHGIINKKKEALVTEKSMQRLGVKAGSRSVKTVSLSGGNQQKVVIAKWLLAEPEIIIMDEPTRGIDVGAKRDIYLLLGELVQAGKAVLMISSEIPEIMGVADRILVMAEGRITGELDRKDFSQEKIMYFASQFDKGNENEEN, encoded by the coding sequence GTGTCCGATCCTATTCTCGAAATGAAAAACATCACGAAAAGTTTCTCAGGTGTCAAGGTCTTGGACAATGTGCAATTGACCGTCATGCCCGCTGAGGTACATGCACTCATGGGGGAGAACGGGGCAGGAAAATCAACACTCATGAATATTCTCCGGGGGATATATCAACCTGATGGTGGTGATATCTTTTTAGAAGGGAAAAAGATCATTAATCATAATCCGAAAGAGGCCACGGAACATAGAATCTCAATGATTCATCAGGAACTTCATCCCATTTTGGATATGAATGTTGCCGAAAACATCTTCCTCGGTAGAGAAATAAAGAGGGGTACCGATGGGATTTGCAGCATTGTTAATAAAAAGAGAATGAAGGAAGAGGCCCAAAAGCTTTTTGATGTGATAGGAATAGCGATCAATCCCTCGATCCTCATGCGTAATCTCAGCGTGGCCCAGTGTCAACTTGTAGAAATTGTTAAGGCAATTTCCATCTCTGCAAAAATAGTCATTATGGATGAACCGACATCGGCCTTAACAGAAAAGGAAGTCGACCTTCTTTTCAAGCAGATAGACAAACTCAGATCGGGTGGAGTTTCGGTGATTTATATCTCTCACAAGATGGATGAGATATTTCGCGTTGCCGACTCCATAACGGTCCTCAGGGATGGCCAATTTATTGGTAGTGATAAAGTAGGAAATTTAGATAAGAACAATCTTATTAAGATGATGGTAGGAAGAGAACTTACCGAAATATTTCCGAAAGCAGAGGCACGTATCGGGGAGGTTGTTCTTGAAGCTCGGCACTATACTTGGGAGAACAAGGTGAAAAATGTCAGCTTCTCACTGCGCCGTGGCGAAATATTAGGGATAGCAGGTCTAGTCGGTGCGGGTAGAAGCGAGTTGGTTGAAACGCTTTTTGGGGTTCATCCCAATTATGATGGCAAGTTGTATATCGAAGGGAAGCATGTCGACATCAGAAAAACCGGCGACGCCATTGTTCATAAGATTGCTTTGATCACAGAAGATAGAAAACAGACGGGTTTAAACCTTTCGGCTTCCATCGAACAGAATATTACGCTTGTGTCGTTAGAACAGCTTTTTCCGCATGGCATTATCAACAAAAAAAAGGAAGCATTGGTTACGGAAAAAAGTATGCAACGGCTCGGAGTAAAGGCCGGTTCAAGAAGTGTAAAAACCGTTTCGTTAAGTGGAGGAAATCAACAAAAGGTAGTCATAGCAAAGTGGTTACTTGCAGAACCGGAGATAATTATCATGGACGAACCGACCAGAGGTATCGATGTCGGTGCCAAACGAGATATCTATTTGCTTTTGGGAGAACTTGTTCAAGCCGGTAAGGCTGTATTGATGATCTCGTCTGAGATCCCCGAAATTATGGGTGTTGCAGATCGTATTCTTGTTATGGCCGAAGGACGAATTACCGGAGAACTTGATCGCAAAGATTTCTCTCAAGAGAAGATTATGTATTTTGCTTCACAATTCGACAAAGGAAATGAGAATGAAGAAAATTAG
- a CDS encoding ABC transporter permease: protein MKKIRNFMSLHSMRELGIVFVFAAILLILIILSPNAFARPANLINIIKQASINGILAMGMMFVIISDGIDLSVGSIVALTGVVSASFAHPGEYPLIVPIILALSIGLFVGWLNGVGVAVGNIPAFIVTLGMMTMIRGVALIVSRGAPVFGVTKAYEFIAGGFLFDRIPLLVVYFTIITLISAYILTKTVFGRRVYAVGGNDISAAFSGINVKKIRISVYMISGLLAGFAGLLLASRTVSGNPTAGQSYELDAIAAAVIGGVSMSGGSGKWYGTVIGALLIAVIGNGLDILNVSSHYQLVIKGAIIISAVLLDVKGKEKAA from the coding sequence ATGAAGAAAATTAGGAATTTTATGTCGCTACACTCAATGCGGGAGTTGGGAATTGTTTTTGTTTTTGCTGCAATCCTCCTGATTCTCATAATCCTTTCGCCAAATGCTTTTGCGAGGCCTGCCAATTTAATCAATATCATCAAGCAGGCTTCGATAAACGGCATTCTTGCCATGGGCATGATGTTTGTCATCATTAGCGACGGTATAGACCTTTCCGTGGGATCCATTGTTGCCCTGACAGGGGTCGTTTCTGCAAGTTTTGCACATCCCGGCGAGTATCCACTTATCGTTCCCATTATCCTCGCCCTTAGCATCGGTCTTTTTGTCGGATGGCTTAATGGAGTAGGGGTTGCGGTTGGAAATATCCCGGCCTTCATTGTTACATTAGGAATGATGACCATGATACGGGGAGTTGCCTTAATTGTAAGCAGAGGAGCCCCTGTCTTCGGCGTTACCAAAGCCTATGAATTTATTGCAGGTGGCTTTCTTTTTGATCGTATTCCGCTTCTTGTGGTCTATTTTACCATTATTACCTTAATAAGCGCATATATACTTACAAAGACGGTTTTCGGCAGAAGGGTCTATGCCGTCGGTGGTAACGATATCTCAGCGGCTTTTTCCGGAATTAACGTAAAGAAAATTCGCATCTCAGTGTACATGATTTCAGGACTTCTGGCAGGATTTGCCGGCTTGCTTCTTGCATCGAGAACCGTTTCTGGAAATCCGACAGCTGGACAATCTTACGAACTTGATGCAATAGCAGCCGCTGTTATCGGTGGTGTAAGCATGTCCGGCGGTTCAGGAAAATGGTACGGCACGGTTATCGGTGCGCTCTTAATCGCTGTGATAGGAAATGGCCTTGATATTCTGAATGTGTCATCTCATTACCAATTGGTCATCAAGGGGGCAATCATCATTTCCGCCGTCCTTCTTGATGTAAAAGGAAAGGAAAAAGCGGCATAA
- a CDS encoding sugar ABC transporter substrate-binding protein, which translates to MRKVLLMAMGIMLMTSSLLFAAGSAEDGDAKPERYALMMSHMTNAFTMELSDAVKSKAKELGVDLTVFDGGQDVSKQISQVESAINQGYAGILIEPASVDGIKPAAEAAKKAGIPLITVNQRITDQELASAYVGANPVEGGELEMRTAAEAIGGKGKVAFLLGPLGSDAQIGRTQGYYNVLKEYPGIEVAYEQSANWRTDEALKLVENWLQTGVELKAIVANNDGMALGALKAVEDAKMLDKIKIYGLDATPDALAAVKEGRLSATISQSTTEQGLVAMETIVKIVNGEKVPAEIIVGHTLLDKKAVDQMAKN; encoded by the coding sequence ATGAGAAAAGTCTTACTAATGGCAATGGGCATCATGTTGATGACATCAAGTCTCTTGTTTGCCGCAGGATCGGCAGAAGATGGGGATGCAAAGCCAGAGAGATATGCGCTTATGATGAGTCACATGACAAATGCCTTTACCATGGAATTATCAGATGCCGTAAAATCAAAGGCAAAAGAGTTGGGTGTCGATCTTACCGTCTTCGACGGCGGCCAGGATGTTTCAAAGCAAATTAGCCAAGTAGAATCGGCAATAAACCAAGGCTATGCCGGCATTCTCATTGAGCCGGCTTCGGTAGATGGAATCAAACCAGCGGCAGAAGCGGCAAAGAAAGCAGGGATTCCTTTAATTACCGTTAATCAGCGGATCACCGATCAGGAACTTGCCAGTGCCTATGTTGGTGCAAATCCGGTTGAAGGTGGCGAACTTGAAATGCGTACCGCTGCAGAAGCAATTGGGGGAAAGGGGAAAGTTGCTTTCCTTCTTGGACCTCTTGGTTCGGATGCACAGATAGGCAGAACTCAAGGATACTACAATGTTCTGAAAGAGTATCCGGGAATCGAAGTCGCATACGAACAGAGCGCAAATTGGCGGACAGACGAGGCCTTAAAGCTCGTAGAGAATTGGTTACAGACTGGTGTGGAACTAAAGGCAATTGTGGCCAACAACGACGGTATGGCCCTTGGAGCCCTTAAGGCTGTAGAAGATGCAAAAATGCTTGATAAAATTAAAATCTATGGTCTTGATGCAACACCTGATGCACTTGCTGCGGTTAAAGAAGGTCGTTTGTCTGCAACAATTTCACAGAGCACCACAGAACAAGGCCTGGTCGCCATGGAAACCATTGTCAAAATAGTCAATGGGGAGAAGGTTCCAGCCGAGATAATCGTCGGCCACACCTTATTGGATAAAAAGGCAGTCGACCAAATGGCAAAAAACTAA
- the mazG gene encoding nucleoside triphosphate pyrophosphohydrolase, which yields MSEDGKIVTLFGMTTPTIEDETLYTDAKSPDQAFSRLAAIIKLLRGPGGCPWDKKQTISSMAPQLLEETYEVIDGVKEEDLANTREELGDVYLVTTMMAQILSEDGLSSHTEILNEVCNKLIRRHPHVFSGATAENPEEVLKLWNDVKENVEGKKKPTSILASVKRSLPPLERAYKLQKKAAKVGFDWTNSHDVWKKIQEEFDELVEAYEEHDKDHAEEELGDFLFSVINICRFLDIDPALALHRANQKFFSRFTYVEDKMKEAGYQLSKEYMAAMERFWNDAKTEGL from the coding sequence TTGTCAGAAGATGGAAAAATCGTTACACTTTTTGGCATGACGACACCGACAATAGAAGACGAAACATTGTATACAGATGCTAAAAGCCCCGATCAGGCATTTTCCCGACTCGCGGCAATTATTAAACTGCTTCGAGGCCCTGGAGGCTGTCCATGGGACAAAAAGCAGACCATCTCATCGATGGCTCCTCAACTATTGGAAGAGACCTATGAGGTTATTGATGGAGTCAAGGAAGAAGACCTTGCCAATACGCGGGAAGAGCTTGGTGATGTTTATCTTGTAACGACTATGATGGCTCAAATCTTATCTGAGGATGGCCTAAGCTCTCACACCGAAATTCTGAATGAGGTGTGTAATAAATTGATTCGTCGCCACCCACATGTCTTTTCCGGAGCGACTGCAGAAAACCCAGAAGAGGTCCTTAAACTCTGGAACGACGTAAAAGAAAATGTTGAGGGGAAAAAGAAACCTACTTCGATTCTTGCTTCTGTGAAACGGTCGCTACCCCCACTTGAGCGGGCTTACAAGCTTCAGAAAAAGGCTGCCAAGGTCGGCTTTGATTGGACTAATTCTCATGATGTATGGAAAAAGATACAGGAAGAGTTTGATGAGTTGGTAGAAGCTTATGAAGAGCATGATAAGGATCATGCCGAGGAAGAACTGGGCGATTTCCTTTTTTCGGTTATCAACATATGCCGTTTCCTTGATATAGATCCGGCTCTTGCTCTTCACCGTGCTAACCAGAAGTTTTTTTCTCGCTTCACCTATGTTGAGGATAAAATGAAAGAGGCAGGATACCAACTCTCGAAGGAGTATATGGCTGCTATGGAGCGGTTTTGGAACGATGCAAAAACCGAAGGCCTATAA